In Planctomycetia bacterium, one genomic interval encodes:
- the gltX gene encoding glutamate--tRNA ligase produces the protein MSIRTRFAPSPTGYLHIGGVRTALFNWLFTRHHGGKFILRIDDTDADRNQAEALLPILDGFRWLGLNWDEGPTPDGTGSIGPHAPYFQGQRNHLYVEAAMKLLHAGHAYPDIMTKEQLDADRKAAEAAKKAYVHRGPNRDLPAAENVKQYQATPKALRLKVPLGQTVVIEDLIRGRVEFQTDLIGDPVILRAPDPDGTCRALYNFATVVDDVAMDITHVIRAAEHLSNTPVQVLAYQALGAKVPQFAHVPVVNYKGDKMSKRKLPPLTKDELAKLRSMGWTDEKIASRTDLNIATVAYYRELGYLPAALVNYLGRLGWSLDDKTEFIPLPEMIKHFGLDRVNNAPGNFDQDKLFWLASEYMKLLPLEEKVNGVIPYLQKAGLFSNTVSEAERAKLTQVIEACGDRIKLFSDVIAYGAFFFKKPDYDMSAFNKRVKKEGVPALLSEFADTLKALPAFDKSTLEQSLHQFCESKGLKLADMNHALRVAATGVPVGPGLFDCLVILGKDETLARVDTALQMAQ, from the coding sequence ATGTCCATTCGCACACGCTTCGCACCATCACCAACAGGTTACCTGCACATTGGTGGCGTGCGAACTGCATTGTTCAACTGGCTGTTTACCCGCCATCATGGCGGGAAGTTCATTCTCCGCATTGATGATACCGATGCTGATCGAAATCAGGCTGAAGCACTTCTTCCCATTCTTGATGGATTCCGCTGGCTTGGCCTGAACTGGGATGAAGGCCCCACTCCTGATGGCACCGGCAGCATTGGCCCGCATGCACCATATTTTCAGGGGCAACGCAATCATCTGTATGTTGAAGCAGCAATGAAGTTACTGCATGCTGGCCATGCCTATCCCGACATTATGACCAAGGAACAACTCGATGCCGATCGAAAAGCGGCTGAAGCAGCCAAGAAAGCTTACGTCCATCGAGGGCCCAACCGCGATCTGCCTGCTGCTGAGAATGTCAAACAATACCAGGCAACTCCCAAGGCATTGCGATTGAAGGTACCCCTCGGCCAGACCGTGGTTATTGAAGACCTCATCCGTGGACGGGTTGAATTTCAGACTGATCTGATCGGCGACCCGGTAATCCTGCGTGCCCCCGATCCTGATGGAACCTGCCGGGCTTTGTACAACTTTGCCACCGTCGTTGATGATGTGGCTATGGACATCACCCATGTCATCCGGGCTGCGGAACATCTTTCTAACACGCCTGTACAAGTGCTTGCCTACCAGGCGCTTGGCGCTAAGGTGCCTCAGTTTGCTCACGTCCCGGTCGTCAATTACAAAGGCGACAAGATGAGCAAACGCAAGCTACCGCCTCTCACCAAGGATGAACTCGCTAAGCTCAGAAGCATGGGCTGGACTGACGAGAAGATCGCCAGCCGCACAGATCTTAACATCGCAACAGTTGCCTACTACCGGGAACTGGGTTACCTGCCTGCTGCTCTGGTCAATTACCTGGGCAGGCTGGGCTGGTCTCTTGATGACAAAACCGAGTTCATCCCGCTGCCTGAAATGATCAAGCATTTCGGGCTAGATCGAGTCAACAATGCCCCAGGCAACTTCGATCAGGACAAGCTTTTCTGGCTCGCCAGCGAGTACATGAAATTGCTGCCTTTGGAGGAGAAAGTCAACGGCGTCATTCCGTACCTGCAAAAAGCCGGGCTGTTCAGCAACACGGTCAGCGAAGCTGAGCGGGCCAAACTCACACAGGTTATCGAGGCATGCGGCGATCGTATCAAGCTCTTTTCCGATGTCATTGCATACGGTGCGTTTTTCTTTAAGAAGCCTGACTACGATATGTCTGCATTTAACAAACGGGTGAAAAAGGAAGGCGTGCCAGCACTACTAAGCGAATTTGCTGATACACTTAAAGCACTGCCAGCTTTCGACAAATCCACATTAGAACAGAGCCTGCACCAGTTCTGCGAAAGCAAGGGATTAAAACTGGCAGACATGAACCATGCCCTGCGCGTCGCTGCGACTGGTGTACCGGTGGGGCCAGGCCTGTTTGATTGTCTGGTGATTCTGGGCAAGGATGAAACACTGGCAAGGGTAGATACAGCACTGCAAATGGCACAGTAA
- a CDS encoding Rrf2 family transcriptional regulator, protein MISQTVDYAMRAVVCLAHHMPVAQTTDQIASMTKVPRAYLAKVLQSLSRAGIVSTQRGIGGGISLLKDTTELTMLEILNAVDPLERITSCPLKLQTHGFRLCALHRRLDDALAAIEKSFRETTLHDILTEPAPVTPLCEMPHVLKVKRQKQLV, encoded by the coding sequence ATGATCTCTCAGACCGTTGATTATGCCATGCGAGCGGTAGTTTGCCTGGCTCACCATATGCCCGTAGCACAAACAACAGACCAGATTGCCAGCATGACCAAGGTGCCCCGTGCATACCTTGCCAAGGTGCTGCAAAGTCTCAGCCGGGCCGGTATTGTCAGTACCCAGCGTGGTATTGGCGGTGGCATCTCGTTGCTCAAAGATACTACTGAACTCACGATGCTGGAAATTCTCAACGCGGTTGATCCACTGGAGCGCATCACGTCCTGCCCGCTGAAACTGCAAACACACGGTTTTCGCTTGTGTGCCCTGCACCGCCGGCTCGATGATGCCCTGGCTGCAATCGAAAAATCTTTCAGGGAAACTACACTGCACGACATCCTTACCGAACCAGCTCCGGTAACACCTCTGTGCGAAATGCCACATGTACTGAAAGTCAAAAGGCAGAAGCAGTTGGTGTGA
- a CDS encoding diacylglycerol kinase family lipid kinase: MADVKSALILMNPAAGSAEPDLVRAILSNALRQHGWEFSFYILEKGVVAASIVPVIQQATEQGTTLIIASGGDGTVSLVATAVILSGLKEQLRLGLFPAGTANSLAKELGMPAEWTEAAQFLASLEAFSYLDAMKMGERYCFLRIGIGLDAATIEATTPEAKRWLGRWAYLRTFLSRFFNPQRVKYHCVIDGRHRRFWAVQVFIANGGRIALAPFRIGPDIAYDDGLLNLCAYDALSGWDYFTVGWRLFRKRYDENPLLKFWTIRNSITVSAKRALPVQGDGEPCGTTPVTITVLPQALRVVATKV; this comes from the coding sequence ATGGCCGATGTCAAATCCGCATTAATATTGATGAACCCGGCTGCAGGCAGCGCTGAGCCTGATCTGGTCCGTGCTATACTTTCGAATGCACTGCGGCAACACGGCTGGGAGTTTTCCTTTTACATCCTCGAAAAAGGCGTTGTAGCAGCGAGTATTGTTCCGGTGATTCAACAGGCAACTGAGCAGGGCACAACGCTGATTATTGCCAGCGGTGGCGATGGTACAGTTTCTTTGGTTGCCACCGCAGTCATTCTGTCAGGTTTGAAAGAGCAACTCAGGCTGGGATTATTCCCTGCAGGTACAGCGAATTCTCTCGCTAAGGAATTGGGCATGCCAGCAGAATGGACCGAAGCTGCACAGTTTCTGGCATCGTTGGAGGCATTTAGTTATCTTGATGCCATGAAAATGGGAGAGCGATATTGTTTTCTGCGGATCGGCATTGGGCTGGATGCTGCTACAATCGAAGCAACAACCCCCGAGGCTAAACGCTGGCTAGGCCGATGGGCCTATCTCCGCACATTTCTAAGCCGGTTTTTCAACCCGCAGCGGGTGAAATATCATTGTGTGATTGATGGCAGGCATCGCCGGTTCTGGGCCGTGCAGGTTTTCATTGCCAACGGCGGGCGCATTGCCCTGGCACCGTTTCGAATAGGCCCGGACATTGCCTACGATGATGGTCTCTTGAACCTGTGTGCCTACGATGCACTCAGCGGGTGGGATTATTTCACCGTCGGCTGGCGACTGTTCAGAAAACGGTATGATGAAAACCCGCTTTTGAAATTCTGGACCATTCGAAACAGCATCACCGTCAGTGCCAAGCGGGCGTTACCAGTTCAGGGAGATGGCGAACCCTGCGGCACCACACCAGTCACTATCACGGTGTTACCGCAGGCTTTGCGAGTGGTAGCTACAAAGGTCTAA
- a CDS encoding sigma-70 family RNA polymerase sigma factor produces the protein MQISARETGEQEHVSAFHQFLRSRDHSAFEVLLNQFAPLVWGVCRRQHLHGADAEDVFQATFLALYQYSPHIRKPASLASWLHGVALRIAGKLKRTSQRQQHRQRIMGINKLQQPRVSFDSTEQQIVDAELARLPAMYREPVLLCYIQGMSQSRAAELLGWPLGTVAGRLSRARKLLHSRLLRRGIAPSLAATLLSEWGMAQVPEHLIAKTMSTVTQGGTPALALLAQCGVSMMHSAKWVLLCVAGIGLTVSAGYAAWYRADTTNPVNGDVTSLISALPANQSEHSDYQAIQGTWRREIRHEVTGTLMGVTDLTFKGRKYAQTQYAVKDGKHTGEAHETGALEFVLDPEKKPKQLELQITDPALVNEDVLVFPSVMERALCLYELQKDTLTITYGGQVPFVKTADGKVIADRKSPLAQFPKQGEQKQVVHVYRRETPVVEKTQATENLRKLELLKAQAETSDTVYQLRMKAYKAGKENINFLLESLRDRFAALTQLIQFEQGDLQKELEETIKLATDAERMAKAKYDAQVVTLLEYKLAQQARLSYEIRLLSHKK, from the coding sequence ATGCAAATTTCTGCACGGGAAACGGGTGAGCAGGAGCATGTTTCTGCCTTTCATCAGTTTCTCCGATCCAGGGATCACAGTGCTTTTGAAGTGTTGTTGAATCAATTTGCACCACTGGTGTGGGGTGTTTGTCGCAGGCAACACCTGCACGGAGCCGATGCGGAGGATGTCTTTCAGGCAACCTTTCTCGCCTTGTATCAATACTCGCCACATATCCGCAAACCTGCATCGCTAGCAAGCTGGTTGCATGGTGTGGCGTTGCGGATTGCAGGCAAATTGAAACGCACCAGCCAGCGACAACAGCATCGGCAACGCATCATGGGTATCAACAAACTGCAGCAGCCTCGCGTTTCGTTCGATTCGACTGAGCAGCAGATCGTCGATGCTGAGCTTGCCAGGCTGCCTGCCATGTATCGTGAACCAGTGCTGCTTTGTTACATTCAGGGAATGTCGCAATCGCGGGCGGCAGAACTCTTAGGCTGGCCGCTGGGTACTGTTGCAGGCCGATTGTCGCGTGCCAGGAAACTGCTCCATTCCCGTCTGTTGCGGCGAGGCATTGCTCCATCTCTAGCAGCCACGCTGCTGAGCGAATGGGGAATGGCTCAAGTTCCCGAACATCTGATTGCTAAAACCATGTCGACAGTAACGCAAGGCGGAACCCCTGCCCTGGCCTTACTTGCACAATGCGGAGTTTCGATGATGCATTCAGCCAAATGGGTATTGCTCTGTGTCGCGGGCATAGGGTTGACTGTCAGTGCTGGCTATGCAGCCTGGTATAGAGCAGATACAACCAACCCGGTTAACGGGGACGTGACCTCGCTCATTAGTGCGTTGCCTGCCAACCAAAGTGAGCATTCCGATTATCAGGCCATTCAAGGTACTTGGCGACGTGAAATTCGTCATGAGGTCACCGGCACGTTAATGGGCGTAACTGATCTGACTTTCAAAGGGAGGAAGTATGCCCAAACGCAGTATGCAGTCAAGGATGGAAAACACACTGGCGAAGCGCATGAAACAGGTGCTCTTGAATTCGTGCTTGATCCTGAAAAGAAACCTAAGCAACTCGAACTGCAGATTACTGACCCTGCCTTGGTTAATGAAGATGTGCTAGTGTTCCCTTCCGTTATGGAAAGAGCCTTGTGTCTTTATGAATTACAGAAGGATACTCTGACCATCACTTACGGTGGCCAAGTCCCTTTCGTCAAAACTGCAGATGGCAAAGTGATTGCTGACAGAAAAAGTCCATTGGCACAATTTCCTAAGCAAGGCGAGCAGAAACAGGTTGTTCATGTGTACCGCCGTGAAACGCCAGTTGTTGAGAAAACTCAGGCGACGGAAAACCTGCGCAAACTTGAACTGCTCAAAGCGCAAGCAGAAACCAGCGATACCGTATATCAATTACGAATGAAGGCTTACAAGGCTGGCAAAGAGAATATCAATTTCCTGCTGGAATCACTCCGGGATCGATTCGCTGCTCTGACTCAATTGATACAATTTGAACAAGGTGATCTGCAGAAGGAACTGGAAGAAACCATCAAACTTGCCACAGATGCTGAACGTATGGCCAAGGCAAAATATGATGCTCAGGTCGTGACCTTACTGGAATACAAGTTGGCTCAGCAAGCACGACTGTCCTACGAGATACGTTTGCTCAGCCACAAGAAATGA
- a CDS encoding glycosyltransferase: protein MLKSLRYVSRRGAAWLKRRLLTPRTASPEPVVLPHPLWMERRLKDRKSAYPRIQSSCLFSLMTPVFNPPTGFFRLLGKSILAQDYPEWEWVIVNNGTTHSDVLYLMEHFARDPRVKLVRAAKPQGIIGGMRLALENSSGRYVCPVDHDDRLYPDALRVVAACLHHKLWPMLAYTDEDKILPDGTTGLPQFKPDWDSLLFLNACYIAHLGVMDRKLALELGAYTDPDAEGTPDGDAFCRFVAAGHTPLHIPEIVYSWRMHEQSTALRGVEAKPYVTANQKHVLTSYLRKQGLQGTITIRTNPLPGLAGSWKVDAATEPVTLLILPGGQRATRRTLCDRLKLTPHLESVHWLRTSTWRQCVERWPDDQWLALLSPECLPMTTDWIGELTAVRQAVPDAVMAGGIIRDGKGKVVSAGLAWGMDGFIASPLCGYPINDYAIGLGMLCFQRSVASVDQRFCMIQAGFLRSVLTHSDSDLADPLLPAWCAALAREQQHRIVFTPHAPCLLENSHETRLINESDRYRFLVEYGHWLSNDPYYSRFLGLSHEYACQAVRPEQRAIALRRTLSTLTDAVPLYRSWIGSQDKFRSMLEDEPHSKTTRATAICSSQKSTVVVCTSHA, encoded by the coding sequence ATGCTGAAATCCCTCCGCTACGTCAGTCGACGTGGAGCAGCATGGCTTAAACGACGGTTGCTTACACCCCGTACGGCATCGCCGGAACCTGTTGTACTACCACACCCGCTCTGGATGGAACGGAGACTCAAGGATCGAAAGTCGGCCTACCCCCGTATTCAGTCATCATGCCTGTTCTCTTTGATGACACCGGTGTTCAATCCACCTACCGGTTTTTTCCGTCTGCTGGGTAAGAGTATCCTGGCTCAGGATTATCCGGAGTGGGAATGGGTTATCGTGAATAATGGCACCACCCATAGCGATGTGCTGTACCTAATGGAGCACTTTGCCCGCGATCCTCGTGTGAAACTGGTACGTGCTGCCAAGCCACAAGGCATCATCGGCGGTATGCGTCTGGCACTGGAGAACAGTTCCGGACGTTATGTCTGTCCGGTCGATCATGATGATCGACTCTATCCTGATGCGTTACGCGTAGTAGCAGCCTGCTTGCATCATAAACTGTGGCCCATGCTGGCCTATACTGATGAAGATAAAATCCTTCCCGATGGAACAACTGGGCTGCCTCAGTTCAAGCCTGACTGGGACTCGCTCCTGTTTCTTAACGCCTGTTACATCGCTCACCTGGGAGTGATGGATCGGAAACTGGCACTTGAACTCGGTGCTTATACTGATCCAGATGCAGAAGGCACGCCGGATGGGGACGCGTTTTGCCGTTTTGTTGCTGCTGGCCATACACCCCTACACATACCTGAAATTGTATACAGCTGGCGAATGCATGAGCAATCAACAGCATTGCGAGGTGTGGAAGCCAAACCCTACGTCACTGCCAATCAGAAACATGTACTGACCAGCTATCTCCGCAAGCAGGGGCTGCAGGGCACAATTACGATACGTACCAACCCATTGCCCGGCCTGGCGGGAAGTTGGAAAGTCGATGCTGCAACTGAACCTGTAACTCTACTCATTTTGCCGGGTGGCCAACGTGCGACACGTCGTACCTTGTGCGATAGGTTAAAGCTAACGCCACATCTTGAATCGGTACACTGGCTACGCACCTCCACCTGGCGTCAATGCGTTGAGCGCTGGCCTGACGATCAGTGGCTGGCTCTCCTCTCACCCGAATGCCTTCCAATGACTACCGATTGGATAGGCGAATTGACTGCCGTACGACAGGCAGTACCCGACGCAGTGATGGCAGGCGGAATAATTCGCGATGGCAAAGGAAAAGTAGTCAGTGCCGGACTTGCCTGGGGCATGGATGGATTCATAGCATCGCCACTTTGCGGATATCCCATCAATGACTACGCAATAGGATTAGGCATGCTCTGCTTCCAGCGAAGCGTCGCATCGGTTGATCAACGATTCTGCATGATCCAGGCAGGATTTCTTCGTTCCGTATTAACTCATTCTGACAGCGATCTTGCGGATCCATTGCTGCCAGCCTGGTGTGCTGCCCTGGCACGCGAACAACAACATCGGATTGTATTTACTCCACATGCCCCATGTCTGCTCGAAAACAGTCATGAAACCCGTCTGATTAACGAATCAGACAGGTACCGTTTTCTCGTTGAATATGGTCACTGGTTGAGCAACGATCCTTACTACTCTCGTTTCCTTGGTTTATCACACGAATATGCATGCCAGGCTGTTCGGCCTGAACAACGTGCTATCGCTTTGCGGCGCACGCTCAGCACATTGACCGATGCCGTTCCTTTATATCGTTCTTGGATTGGTTCCCAAGATAAGTTCCGTTCCATGCTCGAGGACGAACCACACAGTAAAACAACACGCGCCACGGCGATTTGCTCTTCACAAAAATCAACCGTGGTGGTATGCACCAGTCATGCATAG